The following proteins are co-located in the Vigna unguiculata cultivar IT97K-499-35 chromosome 9, ASM411807v1, whole genome shotgun sequence genome:
- the LOC114196160 gene encoding DNA replication licensing factor MCM6 isoform X2 produces MEAFSGFAVDEKAVTVENAFLDFLKSFKSSQRNELQYEAEIEVMRVNESNTMFIDFSHVVRFSDLLQQTISDEYLRYEPYLRNACKRFVMELKPSVVSDDGPNKDINVAFYNIAVIKRLRELGTSEIGRLVSVTGVVTRTSEVRPELLQGTFKCLECGGVIKNVEQQFKYTEPTICTNATCNNRTRWVLLRQESKFADWQRVRMQETSKEIPAGSLPRSLDVILRHEIVEQARAGDTVIFTGTVVVIPDIMALASPGERSECRRERKGPTAGNEGVSGLKALGVRDLSYRLAFIANSVQICDGRREIDIRNRKKDVDEDDQQFTTQELDEIQRMRNTPDFFNKLVESVAPTVFGHPDIKRAILLMLMSGVHKFTHEGINLRGDINVCVVGDPSCAKSQFLKYTSGIVPRSVYTSGKSSSAAGLTATVAKEPETGEFCIEAGALMLADNGICCIDEFDKMDIKDQVAIHEAMEQQTISITKAGIQATLNARTSILAAANPAGGRYDKSKPLKYNVALPPAILSRFDLVYVMIDDPDDQTDYHIAHHIVRVHQKREAALAPAFTTAELKRYIAYAKTLKPKLTSDARKLLVESYVALRRGDTNPGSRVAYRMTVRQLEALIRLSEAIARCHLDNQVQPRHVRLAVKLLKTSIISVESSEIDLSEFQEENQNAGAAGGGGNDNNGDANDARGDGNDNRDANDGNQADGSNSQGTRQADRKDGNPADGSKPQAKKLVISDEYFQRVTSALIMRLRQHEEAAMQGNGLAGMRQKDLIQWYVDQQNERNNYSSMEEVTAEISKIKAIIESLIRREGHLIVVDDGQEAAAEGGGAPRNNRILAVAPNYVVD; encoded by the exons ATGGAAGCGTTCAGTGGGTTCGCAGTGGACGAGAAAGCCGTTACGGTTGAGAACGCTTTTTTGGATTTTCTCAAAAG TTTCAAATCTAGCCAACGGAACGAGCTTCAATACGAAGCGGAGATTGAAGTGATGAGAGTCAACGAATCCAACACTATGTTCATCGATTTCTCACATGTCGTCAGATTCAGCGACCTCCTCCAGCAGACTATCTCTGATGAATATTTGAG ATATGAACCTTATTTGAGGAATGCTTGCAAGAGATTTGTTATGGAACTCAAGCCGTCAGTTGTATCCGACGATGGCCCTAACAAGGACATCAATGTTGCTTTTTACAATATTGCCGTTATTAAGCG gTTAAGGGAATTGGGTACATCGGAAATTGGGAGACTTGTATCCGTTACAGGAGTGGTGACGAGGACAAGTGAGGTTCGACCTGAACTTCTCCAGGGGACTTTCAAGTGCTTGGAATGCGGTGGTGTTATAAAGAATGTTGAACAGCAATTCAAGTATACCGAG CCAACAATCTGTACAAATGCCACCTGTAACAATCGAACAAGGTGGGTATTGCTTCGGCAGGAGAGCAAATTTGCTGATTGGCAGAGGGTCAGGATGCAGGAGACATCCAAAGAGATACCTGCGGGCTCTCTTCCTAGGTCATTGGATGTTATTCTTCGTCATGAGATCGTGGAACAGGCCAGGGCTGGTGACAC GGTGATTTTCACAGGTACAGTAGTTGTCATACCTGACATAATGGCATTGGCATCTCCTGGAGAGAGATCAGAGTGTCGTCGTGAACGCAAGGGTCCTACCGCTGGAAATGAAGGTGTCAGTGGCCTTAAGGCCCTGGGAGTCAGAGACCTCTCCTATCGTCTAGCGTTTATTGCTAACTCTGTTCAG ATTTGTGATGGAAGAAGAGAAATAGACATCAGGAATAGAAAGAAGGATGTCGATGAAGATGACCAACAGTTTACT ACACAGGAACTGGATGAAATTCAACGAATGAGGAATACTCCTGATTTTTTCAACAAACTAGTTGAAAGCGTTGCTCCAACTGTGTTTGGTCATCCAGATATAAAGAGAGCTATCCTTCTTATGCTCATGAGTGGTGTTCACAAATTTACTCATGAAGGCatcaacctcagaggagacatAAATGTTTGCGTTGTTGGAGATCCCAGCTGTgcaaaatctcaatttcttAA GTATACTTCAGGCATAGTGCCAAGATCTGTATATACATCTGGGAAATCCTCATCTGCTGCTGGCTTGACTGCAACTGTTGCGAAGGAACCAGAAACTGGGGAGTTTTGTATTGAG GCTGGTGCTTTGATGCTTGCTGACAATGGCATCTGCTGCATTGATGAATTTGACAAGATGGACATCAAAGATCAG GTTGCCATTCACGAGGCCATGGAACAACAGACTATTAGTATCACAAAAGCAGGAATACAAGCAACACTTAATGCTCGTACGTCCATTCTTGCCGCTGCCAATCCTGCAGGGGGACGCTATGATAAATCTAAACCACTTAAG tACAATGTGGCCCTTCCACCGGCTATACTTTCGAGGTTCGATCTCGTATATGTTATGATAGATGATCCAGATGATCAGACAGATTATCACATTGCACATCATATTGTGAGAGTTCATCAAAAGCGAGAAGCTGCTCTTGCTCCAGCATTCACTACAGCAGAACTGAAGCGTTATATAGCATATGCAAAAACTCTTAAACCAAAG CTCACGTCAGATGCCAGAAAACTACTGGTAGAATCTTATGTTGCGCTTCGTAGAGGTGATACAAATCCAGGGAGTAGGGTTGCTTATCGTATGACAGTTAGGCAATTGGAAGCATTAATCAGGCTGTCAGAGGCCATCGCACGGTGTCATTTGGACAATCAG GTACAACCTCGCCATGTTCGTCTAGCAGTTAAACTGCTGAAAACTTCTATTATAAG TGTGGAGTCGAGTGAGATCGATCTGTCTGAGTTTCAAGAAGAAAATCAGAATGCCGGGGCAGCTGGTGGTGGTGGAAATGATAATAATGGAGATGCTAATGACGCAAGAGGTGATGGAAATGATAATAGAGATGCTAATGATG GAAATCAAGCAGATGGATCTAACTCCCAGGGAACGAGACAAGCTGACCGAAAAGATG GAAATCCAGCGGATGGGTCTAAACCCCAAGCGAAAAAACTCGTTATAAGTGATGAATATTTTCAAAGAGTAACCAGCGCCCTTATCATGCGTCTTAGGCAGCATGAAGAGGCTGCTATGCAAG GAAATGGTTTGGCTGGAATGAGACAAAAAGATTTGATTCAATGGTACGTAGACCAACAAAACGAGAGAAATAACTACAGTTCGATGGAGGAAGTGACagctgaaatttcaaaaattaaagctATTATAGAG AGTTTAATTCGCAGAGAAGGTCATTTGATAGTGGTAGATGATGGGCAAGAGGCGGCTGCCGAAGGAGGAGGCGCACCTAGAAACAACCGAATCTTAGCGGTGGCTCCCAATTATGTCGTGGATTGA
- the LOC114196160 gene encoding DNA replication licensing factor MCM6 isoform X1 codes for MEAFSGFAVDEKAVTVENAFLDFLKSFKSSQRNELQYEAEIEVMRVNESNTMFIDFSHVVRFSDLLQQTISDEYLRYEPYLRNACKRFVMELKPSVVSDDGPNKDINVAFYNIAVIKRLRELGTSEIGRLVSVTGVVTRTSEVRPELLQGTFKCLECGGVIKNVEQQFKYTEPTICTNATCNNRTRWVLLRQESKFADWQRVRMQETSKEIPAGSLPRSLDVILRHEIVEQARAGDTVIFTGTVVVIPDIMALASPGERSECRRERKGPTAGNEGVSGLKALGVRDLSYRLAFIANSVQICDGRREIDIRNRKKDVDEDDQQFTTQELDEIQRMRNTPDFFNKLVESVAPTVFGHPDIKRAILLMLMSGVHKFTHEGINLRGDINVCVVGDPSCAKSQFLKYTSGIVPRSVYTSGKSSSAAGLTATVAKEPETGEFCIEAGALMLADNGICCIDEFDKMDIKDQVAIHEAMEQQTISITKAGIQATLNARTSILAAANPAGGRYDKSKPLKYNVALPPAILSRFDLVYVMIDDPDDQTDYHIAHHIVRVHQKREAALAPAFTTAELKRYIAYAKTLKPKLTSDARKLLVESYVALRRGDTNPGSRVAYRMTVRQLEALIRLSEAIARCHLDNQVQPRHVRLAVKLLKTSIISVESSEIDLSEFQEENQNAGAAGGGGNDNNGDANDARGDGNDNRDANDAGNQADGSNSQGTRQADRKDGNPADGSKPQAKKLVISDEYFQRVTSALIMRLRQHEEAAMQGNGLAGMRQKDLIQWYVDQQNERNNYSSMEEVTAEISKIKAIIESLIRREGHLIVVDDGQEAAAEGGGAPRNNRILAVAPNYVVD; via the exons ATGGAAGCGTTCAGTGGGTTCGCAGTGGACGAGAAAGCCGTTACGGTTGAGAACGCTTTTTTGGATTTTCTCAAAAG TTTCAAATCTAGCCAACGGAACGAGCTTCAATACGAAGCGGAGATTGAAGTGATGAGAGTCAACGAATCCAACACTATGTTCATCGATTTCTCACATGTCGTCAGATTCAGCGACCTCCTCCAGCAGACTATCTCTGATGAATATTTGAG ATATGAACCTTATTTGAGGAATGCTTGCAAGAGATTTGTTATGGAACTCAAGCCGTCAGTTGTATCCGACGATGGCCCTAACAAGGACATCAATGTTGCTTTTTACAATATTGCCGTTATTAAGCG gTTAAGGGAATTGGGTACATCGGAAATTGGGAGACTTGTATCCGTTACAGGAGTGGTGACGAGGACAAGTGAGGTTCGACCTGAACTTCTCCAGGGGACTTTCAAGTGCTTGGAATGCGGTGGTGTTATAAAGAATGTTGAACAGCAATTCAAGTATACCGAG CCAACAATCTGTACAAATGCCACCTGTAACAATCGAACAAGGTGGGTATTGCTTCGGCAGGAGAGCAAATTTGCTGATTGGCAGAGGGTCAGGATGCAGGAGACATCCAAAGAGATACCTGCGGGCTCTCTTCCTAGGTCATTGGATGTTATTCTTCGTCATGAGATCGTGGAACAGGCCAGGGCTGGTGACAC GGTGATTTTCACAGGTACAGTAGTTGTCATACCTGACATAATGGCATTGGCATCTCCTGGAGAGAGATCAGAGTGTCGTCGTGAACGCAAGGGTCCTACCGCTGGAAATGAAGGTGTCAGTGGCCTTAAGGCCCTGGGAGTCAGAGACCTCTCCTATCGTCTAGCGTTTATTGCTAACTCTGTTCAG ATTTGTGATGGAAGAAGAGAAATAGACATCAGGAATAGAAAGAAGGATGTCGATGAAGATGACCAACAGTTTACT ACACAGGAACTGGATGAAATTCAACGAATGAGGAATACTCCTGATTTTTTCAACAAACTAGTTGAAAGCGTTGCTCCAACTGTGTTTGGTCATCCAGATATAAAGAGAGCTATCCTTCTTATGCTCATGAGTGGTGTTCACAAATTTACTCATGAAGGCatcaacctcagaggagacatAAATGTTTGCGTTGTTGGAGATCCCAGCTGTgcaaaatctcaatttcttAA GTATACTTCAGGCATAGTGCCAAGATCTGTATATACATCTGGGAAATCCTCATCTGCTGCTGGCTTGACTGCAACTGTTGCGAAGGAACCAGAAACTGGGGAGTTTTGTATTGAG GCTGGTGCTTTGATGCTTGCTGACAATGGCATCTGCTGCATTGATGAATTTGACAAGATGGACATCAAAGATCAG GTTGCCATTCACGAGGCCATGGAACAACAGACTATTAGTATCACAAAAGCAGGAATACAAGCAACACTTAATGCTCGTACGTCCATTCTTGCCGCTGCCAATCCTGCAGGGGGACGCTATGATAAATCTAAACCACTTAAG tACAATGTGGCCCTTCCACCGGCTATACTTTCGAGGTTCGATCTCGTATATGTTATGATAGATGATCCAGATGATCAGACAGATTATCACATTGCACATCATATTGTGAGAGTTCATCAAAAGCGAGAAGCTGCTCTTGCTCCAGCATTCACTACAGCAGAACTGAAGCGTTATATAGCATATGCAAAAACTCTTAAACCAAAG CTCACGTCAGATGCCAGAAAACTACTGGTAGAATCTTATGTTGCGCTTCGTAGAGGTGATACAAATCCAGGGAGTAGGGTTGCTTATCGTATGACAGTTAGGCAATTGGAAGCATTAATCAGGCTGTCAGAGGCCATCGCACGGTGTCATTTGGACAATCAG GTACAACCTCGCCATGTTCGTCTAGCAGTTAAACTGCTGAAAACTTCTATTATAAG TGTGGAGTCGAGTGAGATCGATCTGTCTGAGTTTCAAGAAGAAAATCAGAATGCCGGGGCAGCTGGTGGTGGTGGAAATGATAATAATGGAGATGCTAATGACGCAAGAGGTGATGGAAATGATAATAGAGATGCTAATGATG CAGGAAATCAAGCAGATGGATCTAACTCCCAGGGAACGAGACAAGCTGACCGAAAAGATG GAAATCCAGCGGATGGGTCTAAACCCCAAGCGAAAAAACTCGTTATAAGTGATGAATATTTTCAAAGAGTAACCAGCGCCCTTATCATGCGTCTTAGGCAGCATGAAGAGGCTGCTATGCAAG GAAATGGTTTGGCTGGAATGAGACAAAAAGATTTGATTCAATGGTACGTAGACCAACAAAACGAGAGAAATAACTACAGTTCGATGGAGGAAGTGACagctgaaatttcaaaaattaaagctATTATAGAG AGTTTAATTCGCAGAGAAGGTCATTTGATAGTGGTAGATGATGGGCAAGAGGCGGCTGCCGAAGGAGGAGGCGCACCTAGAAACAACCGAATCTTAGCGGTGGCTCCCAATTATGTCGTGGATTGA
- the LOC114195864 gene encoding plasma membrane-associated cation-binding protein 1-like, giving the protein MGYWKSKVLPKIKKVFEKNTSKKAAAAEATKSFDDSKEEYNKAFEENKTELQTKVVEIYEASPTEIKSLVKERKEGGLKKNTTEVHKFLEELVKIDFPGSKAASEASSKFGPALASSSVFFVFEKVSTFVVTEEKEEKGEAPSAETKTEVVQEREIVVEEEKKEDEKAQLVETSGEKKVEERPAEAATKEEEKPTEAAEKEEAPKP; this is encoded by the exons ATGGGGTATTGGAAGTCCAAGGTTCTTCCCAAGATCAAGAAGGTTTTTGAGAAGAATACCTCCAAGAAAGCTGCTGCTGCTGAGGCCACCAAGTCCTTCGATGACTCTAAG GAGGAATACAACAAAGCCTTTGAAGAAAACAAGACCGAACTTCAAACCAAAGTGGTTGAAATATATGAGGCTTCACCAACTGAAATCAAG AGTTTGGTTAAAGAACGCAAAGAAGGAGGGCTGAAGAAGAACACCACAGAAGTTCACAAGTTCCTAGAAGAGCTTGTTAAAATTG ATTTCCCTGGATCAAAGGCAGCATCCGAAGCATCTTCTAAGTTTGGACCAGCCTTGGCTTCGAGCTCGGTTTTCTTTGTGTTTGAGAAGGTGTCAACTTTCGTTGTTacagaagagaaagaagagaagggTGAAGCCCCTTCTGCAGAAACTAAAACAGAAGTTGTCCAAGAGAGAGAGATAGTGGTTGAAGAGGAGAAAAAGGAAGATGAGAAAGCACAATTAGTAGAGACAAGTGGCGAGAAAAAGGTTGAAGAACGACCAGCTGAAGCTGCTACCAAAGAGGAAGAGAAACCCACTGAAGCAGCTGAGAAAGAAGAAGCACCAAAGCCTTGA
- the LOC114162582 gene encoding uncharacterized protein LOC114162582 yields MDPNPDAIKEDLNRFRYSFSENFNKVQKLEEQVAEVEKFYNSNKAQVNNVKDKGREKHVIGSRRSHQGASSKEPNSSNSMQEVMQQFCTIFHQASGNTLQLVFVISDFNCGLRLCTQDGREGKVISSMFLLTIRKNKIGLVDLEQRVREIPSSTLSVTKIND; encoded by the exons ATGGATCCAAATCCTGATGCAATTAAGGAGGATTTGAACCGGTTTAGGTATTCTTTCAGTGAAAATTTCAACAAAGTTCAAAAG CTTGAAGAGCAAGTTGCTGAGGTTGAAAAGTTCTACAATTCCAATAAAGCTCAAGTTAATAATGTGAAAGACAAAGGCCGGGAGAAGCATGTTATTGGCAGTAGAAGGTCACATCAAGGTGCATCAAGCAAGGAACCTAATTCTTCAAACTCAATGCAAGAGGTTATGCAACAGTTTTGCACAATATTTCATCAGGCAAGTGGAAATACCCTGCAACTGGTTTTTGTTATTTCAGATTTCAATTGTGGGTTAAGATTATGCACTCAGGATGGAAGGGAAGGAAAGGTTATAAGTTCGATGTTCTTATTAACAATTCGGAAAAATAAGATTGGTTTAGTTGATTTAGAACAGAGGGTAAGAGAGATTCCGAGTTCAACTCTTTCGGTAACAAAAATTAACGACTAA